A single genomic interval of Bradyrhizobium japonicum USDA 6 harbors:
- a CDS encoding nucleotidyltransferase family protein encodes MSVKPTKAMVLAAGFGLRMRPLTEKMPKPLVPVAGQPLLDHVLDKLGDAGVTEAIVNVHYLPDQIINHTASRQHPRVTISDERDQVLGTGGGVVKALPLLGDAPFFHVNSDTLWIDGVRSNLARLAENFDPERMDILLLMAPTATSIGYSGRGDYGMLPDGALRKRKEKEVVPFVYAGAAILSPTIFEGAPQGEFSLTRMFDRANEQERLFGLRLDGVWMHVGTPDAVHAAEEAFLESVA; translated from the coding sequence ATGTCCGTCAAGCCGACCAAAGCCATGGTGCTCGCCGCGGGGTTCGGGCTGCGCATGCGTCCGTTGACGGAGAAGATGCCGAAGCCGCTCGTGCCGGTGGCCGGCCAGCCACTGCTGGACCATGTGCTCGACAAGCTCGGCGACGCCGGCGTGACCGAGGCGATCGTCAATGTGCACTATCTGCCGGACCAGATCATCAACCACACCGCATCCCGCCAGCATCCGCGCGTGACCATCTCGGACGAGCGCGACCAGGTGCTCGGCACCGGCGGTGGTGTGGTCAAGGCGCTGCCGCTGCTCGGCGACGCGCCGTTCTTCCATGTCAATTCCGACACGTTGTGGATCGACGGCGTGCGCTCGAACCTGGCGCGGCTTGCGGAAAACTTCGACCCTGAGCGCATGGACATCCTGCTCTTGATGGCACCGACCGCGACCAGCATCGGCTATAGCGGCCGCGGCGATTACGGCATGCTGCCCGACGGCGCCCTGCGCAAGCGCAAGGAAAAAGAGGTCGTTCCGTTCGTCTATGCCGGCGCGGCGATCCTGTCGCCGACGATCTTCGAAGGCGCGCCGCAGGGCGAGTTCTCGCTGACCAGGATGTTCGACCGCGCCAACGAGCAGGAGCGGCTGTTCGGCCTCCGCCTCGACGGCGTCTGGATGCATGTCGGCACGCCCGACGCCGTGCATGCGGCGGAAGAGGCATTTCTGGAGAGCGTGGCGTAA
- the addA gene encoding double-strand break repair helicase AddA, translated as MVKLPRPIPDEVRARQARASDPTASAFVSANAGSGKTHVLVQRVIRLLLSGVPPEKILCITFTKAAAANMAERVFTTLGHWVTLDDNALDAAIKAVGIPHPDRKLRREARKLFACALETPGGLKVQTIHALCTRLLQQFPFEANVPARFAVIDERDQTDMMERANLKVLLEAARDPETVTGRALLTAMASAADVTFKEVVREACLSRDHFMAWTDEAGNAEAAAAQMAAVLGVDASDRIEDVEMEILDGPFLPRSRWDEVILALDGGNKTERDQGDCLRSAKAFSGSAQVDAYLGVFLTDEKKQPRKTLLTKQFCKDYPSVAHLFEREAQRLDALIEKRRAVTVRDRTAALLHIATAAAANYRREKQERGLLDYDDLIDKTLAMLDRVSSGWVHFKLDRGVDHVLIDEAQDTSPRQWDIVAHIISEFTAGEGAREGLTRTVFAVGDEKQSIFSFQGAQPREFDARRRELHRKFTAAGLKFDPVAFTYSFRSGAAILHSVDHVFREPQIYKSIHSVEIGHPLHNALADAGPSVIELWDLAEVDDRQEIEGWRAPFDGVAATSPEVKLARRIQTEIKQLVESGTLTGHEGERRPLRYGDMLILVRRRGNAFDAVIQALKHANVPVAGADRLKLTEHIAIIDLMNLADALLLPQDDLALAVALKSPLFGLDDDDLFQLAWGRKGSLRRALAEHAATSETFATALRRLEACEARSRDEPPFAFYAWLLGGDGGRARILRRLGHEANDALDEFLELALNYERKAPASLQGFMAWLRSADTEVKRDMEISRDEVRVMTVHGAKGLEASVVFMVDTTSSPADSQRVRLIHVPRGNGGEVVVWAGRKADDPKPVADARKAMIEETEDEYRRLLYVAMTRAADRLIVGGCMPGNMKTVRKLSWYDLIDTGLTGSGLDKQTIETTLGKVTRFARPEDVAALGTPAMLEDQSIALPDWLRTPLPRESVDDDPVRPSGQSAEEGRSVRSGESVQSRALALQRGTLVHRLLQSLPDIAPERRRDAALGFMVRNAPDWTEADRTGLAGKVLALIAEPRFAPVFAAGSRAEVSIVGRLDRPGRPPALVSGQIDRLVVRPDEVLIVDFKTNQAAPKSAAEAPAAYVRQLALYRAVLARLYPQKPIRAVLLWTEALEYMEISAPALDAALASLHVGVSVLDPARGRS; from the coding sequence ATGGTGAAGCTGCCGCGTCCCATTCCCGACGAGGTGCGTGCGCGGCAGGCGCGCGCGTCCGATCCGACAGCGTCGGCGTTCGTGTCGGCCAATGCCGGCTCGGGCAAGACCCATGTGCTGGTGCAGCGCGTGATCCGCCTGCTGCTGTCGGGCGTGCCGCCGGAAAAGATCCTCTGCATCACCTTCACCAAGGCCGCCGCCGCCAACATGGCCGAACGCGTGTTCACGACGCTCGGCCATTGGGTGACGCTGGACGACAACGCGCTCGACGCGGCGATCAAGGCGGTCGGCATCCCACATCCCGATCGAAAACTACGCCGCGAAGCACGAAAGCTGTTCGCATGCGCGCTGGAGACGCCGGGCGGGTTGAAGGTGCAGACCATCCATGCGTTGTGCACCCGCCTCCTCCAGCAATTTCCGTTCGAGGCCAATGTTCCCGCGCGCTTCGCCGTGATCGACGAGCGCGACCAGACCGACATGATGGAGCGTGCCAATCTGAAGGTGCTGCTCGAAGCCGCGCGCGATCCGGAGACCGTCACCGGCCGCGCGCTGCTCACCGCGATGGCGAGCGCGGCCGACGTCACTTTCAAGGAGGTCGTGCGCGAGGCCTGTCTCAGCCGCGATCATTTCATGGCCTGGACCGACGAGGCCGGCAACGCAGAGGCTGCCGCCGCGCAAATGGCGGCGGTGCTGGGCGTTGATGCGAGCGATCGGATCGAGGACGTCGAGATGGAAATTCTCGATGGCCCATTCCTGCCGCGGTCGCGCTGGGACGAAGTTATCCTTGCACTCGATGGTGGCAACAAGACCGAGAGGGATCAAGGCGACTGCTTACGTTCGGCGAAGGCGTTCTCAGGCAGCGCGCAAGTGGATGCTTATCTTGGGGTCTTTCTCACCGATGAAAAGAAGCAACCCCGCAAGACGTTGCTAACTAAACAATTTTGCAAAGATTATCCGTCTGTCGCTCACCTATTCGAGCGCGAGGCGCAGCGGCTCGACGCTCTGATCGAGAAGCGTCGAGCCGTGACAGTTCGCGACCGCACCGCGGCCCTGCTGCACATCGCGACCGCGGCCGCCGCAAACTACCGCCGTGAGAAGCAGGAGCGCGGGCTGCTCGACTACGACGACCTCATCGACAAGACGCTGGCGATGCTCGACCGCGTCTCCTCGGGCTGGGTGCATTTCAAGCTCGACCGCGGCGTCGATCACGTTCTGATCGACGAGGCCCAGGACACCAGCCCGCGGCAATGGGACATCGTCGCGCACATCATTTCGGAGTTCACCGCCGGTGAAGGCGCACGCGAAGGGCTGACCCGCACGGTCTTCGCCGTCGGCGACGAGAAGCAGTCGATCTTCTCCTTTCAGGGCGCCCAGCCCCGAGAATTCGACGCGCGCCGGCGCGAGCTGCACCGCAAGTTCACCGCCGCCGGGCTGAAGTTCGATCCGGTCGCCTTCACCTATTCGTTCCGTTCGGGCGCGGCGATCCTGCACTCGGTCGACCACGTCTTCCGCGAGCCCCAGATCTACAAGAGCATCCATTCGGTCGAGATCGGCCATCCCCTGCACAATGCGCTCGCCGATGCGGGCCCGAGCGTGATCGAGCTGTGGGATCTCGCCGAGGTCGATGACAGGCAGGAGATCGAGGGCTGGCGCGCGCCGTTCGATGGCGTCGCCGCCACCAGCCCCGAGGTGAAGCTCGCCCGCCGCATCCAGACCGAGATCAAGCAACTGGTCGAGAGCGGCACGCTGACCGGGCATGAAGGCGAGCGCCGCCCCCTGCGCTATGGCGACATGCTGATCCTGGTGCGCCGGCGCGGCAATGCGTTCGACGCCGTGATCCAGGCGCTGAAGCACGCCAACGTTCCGGTCGCCGGCGCCGACCGGCTGAAGCTGACCGAGCACATCGCGATCATCGACCTGATGAATCTTGCGGACGCGCTGCTGCTGCCGCAGGACGATCTCGCGCTCGCGGTTGCGCTGAAGAGCCCTCTGTTCGGGCTTGATGACGACGACCTGTTTCAGCTCGCCTGGGGCCGCAAGGGCTCGCTGCGCCGCGCGCTTGCCGAACATGCCGCCACAAGCGAGACGTTCGCCACGGCACTGCGGCGGCTTGAAGCCTGCGAGGCGCGGTCGCGCGACGAGCCTCCGTTCGCCTTCTACGCCTGGCTGCTCGGCGGCGACGGCGGACGCGCGCGCATCCTGCGCCGGCTCGGCCATGAGGCTAACGACGCGCTCGACGAGTTTCTGGAGCTGGCGCTGAATTACGAACGCAAGGCACCGGCCTCGCTGCAGGGTTTCATGGCCTGGCTGCGCTCGGCCGACACCGAGGTGAAGCGTGACATGGAGATCTCGCGTGACGAGGTGCGGGTCATGACCGTGCACGGCGCCAAGGGCCTCGAAGCCTCCGTCGTGTTCATGGTCGACACGACATCATCGCCCGCGGATTCGCAGCGGGTCCGGCTGATCCACGTGCCGCGCGGCAATGGCGGCGAAGTCGTGGTCTGGGCCGGGCGCAAGGCCGATGATCCCAAGCCCGTCGCCGACGCACGCAAGGCCATGATCGAGGAGACCGAGGACGAGTATCGCCGCCTCCTCTATGTCGCGATGACGCGCGCGGCCGATCGGCTGATCGTCGGCGGCTGCATGCCCGGCAACATGAAGACGGTGCGCAAGCTGAGCTGGTACGATTTGATCGACACCGGGCTCACCGGCTCGGGCCTGGACAAGCAGACGATCGAGACGACGCTCGGCAAGGTGACCCGGTTCGCCCGTCCGGAGGATGTCGCGGCGCTCGGCACGCCTGCGATGTTGGAAGACCAATCGATCGCATTGCCGGACTGGCTGCGGACGCCGTTACCGCGCGAGAGCGTCGATGATGATCCCGTGCGCCCCTCCGGCCAGTCGGCCGAGGAAGGCCGTAGCGTGCGATCAGGCGAATCGGTGCAGTCGCGCGCGCTGGCGCTGCAGCGCGGCACGCTGGTGCACCGGCTGCTGCAATCCCTCCCCGACATCGCCCCCGAGCGCCGGCGCGACGCCGCGCTTGGCTTCATGGTGCGCAACGCGCCCGACTGGACGGAGGCCGACCGGACCGGGCTGGCCGGCAAGGTTCTCGCCCTGATCGCCGAACCGCGCTTTGCCCCGGTGTTTGCCGCCGGCAGCCGTGCCGAGGTCTCGATCGTCGGCCGATTGGACCGGCCGGGCCGGCCGCCAGCGCTGGTGTCGGGGCAGATTGACCGGCTGGTCGTTCGTCCGGACGAGGTTCTGATCGTCGATTTCAAGACCAACCAGGCGGCGCCCAAAAGCGCCGCGGAGGCGCCCGCCGCCTATGTCCGGCAGCTTGCGCTGTACCGGGCGGTGCTGGCGCGGCTTTATCCCCAAAAGCCGATCAGGGCGGTCCTGCTCTGGACCGAGGCCCTTGAATACATGGAGATTTCAGCCCCCGCGCTGGACGCGGCGCTGGCATCCCTTCATGTCGGCGTGAGCGTCCTTGACCCGGCAAGGGGCCGTTCATAG
- the addB gene encoding double-strand break repair protein AddB, whose amino-acid sequence MRVFSVPISVPFLRTVVSSLLDGRLVDGFEARKEPARLADATLYLPTRRAMRVVREIFLDEMAADAVVLPRIVALGDIDEDELAFADEGEQFSGAAPLDIPPRLGELERRLTLAQLVAAWAKGPVLSPLVVGGPASTLALAGDLARLIDDMVTRGVDWSALDGLVPDMLDRYWQHSLEFLRIARIAWPGHLAEINRIEPAARRDLLIAAEARRLTAHPHGPVIAAGSTGSMPATAKFLHAVASLPHGAVVLPGLDTDLDEDAWRTIGGVRDSLGKFVEHPASNHPQYAMHALLDRFGIKRSDVDILQPPAEGGRDLLASESMRPSARTEVWHDRLKQPDVAAKIAGGMTNLAIVEAPNPEMEALAIAIAMREARHLDKSAALVTPDRALARRVMAALTRWDLAFDDSGGDVLMETSAGVFARLASEAATKGLEPPTLLAMLKHPLCRLGRLPGGWKAAIEGLELAVLRGTRPPAGTAGLLREFNRFREELAKLWRKEVSALHHAEPRARLKAEDLDRIQALIDALRQALAPIESLASSKPYDFAELAHRHREIMIELSRDEQGIPLAFEEREGLALAAAFDDLLRGGTTSGLMVTLPDYADVFQTAFSDRAVRRRDRPGARLQIYGPLESRLMQADRIIIGGLIEGVWPPAPRIDPWLSRPMRHELGLDLPERRIGLSAHDFAQLLGGDEVILTHSAKAGGAPAVASRFLHRLEAVAGDELWKTAIRAGEKYVQFAGALDQPDEVRPVKQPEPRPPRATRPLKMSVTAIEDWLRDPYTIYAKHILRLDALDPVDMPLSAADRGSAIHDALGEFTESYATRLPADPARVLRAIGEKYFAPLMERPEARALWWPRFQRIARWFGEWETARRDVIEVITAETRGEISIRLDHERSFQLSARADRIERRQGGSYAILDYKTGQPPTGKQVRMGLSPQLTLEAAILREGGFPDIDAGSSVSQLVYVRLSGNNPPGEERILELKYRQGDEPQPPDTAAAEARAKLEALIRAFEDESQAYTSLNLPMWTNRYGTYDDLARIKEWSAAGGLGIEEW is encoded by the coding sequence ATGCGCGTTTTCAGCGTTCCCATCTCAGTTCCGTTCCTGCGCACGGTCGTCTCGAGCCTGCTCGACGGCCGGCTGGTCGACGGATTCGAGGCGCGCAAGGAACCAGCGCGGCTCGCGGATGCCACGCTGTACCTGCCGACAAGGCGCGCCATGCGCGTCGTGCGCGAGATCTTTCTCGACGAGATGGCGGCCGATGCGGTGGTCCTGCCGCGCATCGTCGCGCTCGGCGACATCGACGAGGACGAACTCGCTTTCGCCGACGAGGGCGAGCAGTTCTCCGGCGCGGCGCCGCTCGATATTCCGCCGCGGCTTGGCGAGCTGGAACGGCGGCTGACGCTGGCGCAGCTCGTTGCTGCCTGGGCCAAGGGCCCGGTGCTGTCCCCGCTGGTGGTCGGCGGCCCCGCCTCGACGCTCGCGCTGGCCGGCGACCTCGCACGCCTGATCGACGACATGGTGACGCGCGGCGTCGACTGGAGCGCGCTCGACGGCCTGGTGCCTGACATGCTCGACCGCTACTGGCAGCACTCGCTCGAATTCCTGCGCATCGCGCGCATTGCCTGGCCCGGTCATCTCGCGGAGATCAACCGGATCGAGCCCGCGGCGCGGCGCGATCTCCTCATCGCTGCGGAAGCCAGGCGGTTGACCGCGCATCCCCATGGTCCGGTGATCGCCGCCGGCTCCACCGGCTCGATGCCGGCCACCGCAAAATTCCTGCATGCGGTCGCGTCGCTACCGCATGGCGCGGTGGTGCTGCCGGGCCTCGACACCGATCTGGACGAGGACGCCTGGCGAACCATCGGCGGCGTACGCGACTCGCTCGGTAAATTCGTGGAGCATCCGGCGTCGAACCATCCGCAATATGCCATGCACGCGCTGCTGGATCGCTTCGGCATCAAGCGCAGCGACGTCGACATCCTCCAGCCGCCAGCAGAAGGCGGCCGCGATCTGCTCGCATCGGAATCGATGCGGCCGTCTGCCAGGACGGAAGTCTGGCACGACCGGCTGAAGCAGCCTGATGTCGCCGCGAAGATCGCGGGCGGCATGACGAATCTCGCGATCGTCGAAGCCCCCAATCCTGAAATGGAAGCGCTTGCGATCGCCATTGCGATGCGCGAGGCACGCCATCTCGACAAATCGGCGGCGCTGGTGACGCCCGACCGCGCGCTGGCGCGGCGGGTGATGGCCGCACTGACGCGATGGGATCTCGCCTTCGACGATTCCGGCGGCGACGTGCTGATGGAAACATCCGCCGGCGTTTTTGCACGTCTGGCATCGGAAGCGGCGACCAAGGGATTAGAGCCGCCGACGCTGCTGGCGATGCTGAAGCATCCGCTGTGCCGGCTTGGCCGGCTGCCTGGCGGATGGAAGGCGGCGATCGAGGGCCTCGAGCTTGCGGTCTTGCGCGGCACGCGGCCGCCTGCGGGCACCGCGGGCCTGCTGCGCGAATTCAATCGTTTCCGCGAGGAGCTGGCAAAGCTGTGGCGCAAGGAGGTCTCTGCGCTCCACCACGCGGAACCGCGCGCGCGTCTGAAGGCGGAGGACCTCGATCGCATCCAGGCGCTGATCGATGCCCTGCGACAAGCGTTGGCGCCGATCGAGAGTCTCGCGTCATCGAAACCGTACGACTTCGCCGAGCTCGCGCACCGGCATCGCGAGATCATGATCGAGCTGTCGCGCGACGAGCAGGGCATCCCGCTCGCCTTCGAGGAGCGCGAGGGCCTGGCGCTCGCAGCCGCCTTCGACGACCTCCTGCGCGGCGGCACCACCAGCGGATTGATGGTGACGCTGCCTGACTATGCCGACGTTTTCCAGACCGCGTTCAGCGACCGGGCCGTGCGGCGGCGGGACAGACCCGGCGCGCGGCTGCAGATCTACGGCCCGCTGGAATCGCGCCTGATGCAGGCGGACCGGATCATCATCGGCGGCCTGATCGAGGGCGTCTGGCCGCCGGCGCCGCGCATCGATCCCTGGCTCAGCCGGCCGATGCGGCACGAGCTTGGCCTTGATCTGCCGGAGCGCCGCATCGGCCTCTCCGCACACGACTTCGCGCAACTGCTCGGCGGTGACGAGGTGATCCTGACCCATTCCGCGAAGGCCGGCGGCGCACCGGCGGTCGCCTCGCGCTTCCTGCACCGGTTAGAGGCGGTCGCGGGCGACGAGCTCTGGAAGACGGCCATCCGCGCGGGCGAAAAATACGTGCAGTTTGCGGGCGCGCTGGACCAGCCCGACGAGGTCAGGCCGGTCAAGCAGCCCGAGCCGCGGCCGCCGCGCGCGACGCGACCGCTGAAGATGTCGGTGACCGCGATCGAGGACTGGCTGCGCGATCCCTACACGATCTACGCAAAGCACATTTTGCGGCTCGACGCGCTCGACCCCGTCGACATGCCGCTGTCGGCCGCCGACCGCGGCTCGGCGATCCACGATGCGCTCGGCGAGTTCACGGAAAGCTACGCCACGCGCCTGCCCGCCGATCCCGCGCGCGTGCTGCGCGCGATCGGCGAAAAATATTTTGCGCCGCTGATGGAGCGTCCCGAGGCGCGCGCACTGTGGTGGCCGCGTTTCCAGCGCATCGCGCGCTGGTTCGGCGAATGGGAGACGGCACGCCGCGACGTGATCGAGGTCATCACGGCGGAGACCCGTGGCGAGATCTCGATCCGGCTTGACCACGAGCGCAGCTTCCAGCTCTCCGCCCGCGCCGACCGGATCGAGCGGCGCCAGGGCGGCAGCTATGCCATCCTCGACTACAAGACCGGGCAGCCGCCGACCGGCAAGCAGGTCCGCATGGGCCTGTCGCCGCAGCTGACGCTGGAAGCCGCGATCCTGCGCGAGGGCGGATTCCCTGACATCGACGCGGGTTCGTCCGTCAGCCAGCTCGTCTATGTGCGCCTGAGCGGCAACAATCCACCCGGCGAGGAGCGCATCCTCGAGCTCAAGTATAGGCAAGGCGACGAGCCGCAGCCGCCCGACACGGCCGCCGCCGAAGCACGGGCCAAGCTGGAGGCGCTGATCCGTGCCTTCGAGGACGAGAGCCAGGCGTACACCTCGCTGAACCTTCCGATGTGGACCAACCGCTACGGCACCTATGACGACCTCGCCCGGATCAAGGAATGGTCCGCGGCCGGCGGTTTGGGGATCGAGGAATGGTGA